A single Stigmatella aurantiaca DNA region contains:
- a CDS encoding DUF523 domain-containing protein encodes MTREERRAALREARVVLVSACLLGQACRYDGQSKGSDRVRQALEGKEVVPLCPETGAGLGTPRPAVVLRGGTGEAVLAGHAQAVERESGQDQTAAFRRGAELALEAARRFGATVALLKERSPSCGTQGTYVGEQLVQGRGVTAARLHAAGILTVSDEDL; translated from the coding sequence GTGACCCGGGAAGAACGGCGGGCGGCGCTGCGGGAGGCCCGGGTGGTGCTGGTGAGCGCCTGCCTCTTGGGCCAGGCGTGCCGCTATGACGGCCAGTCGAAGGGCTCGGACCGGGTGCGCCAGGCCCTGGAGGGCAAGGAGGTGGTGCCCCTCTGCCCGGAGACCGGCGCGGGGCTCGGCACGCCCCGGCCCGCGGTGGTGCTGCGCGGTGGCACCGGCGAGGCCGTGCTGGCAGGACACGCGCAGGCGGTGGAGCGGGAGTCCGGCCAGGATCAGACGGCGGCGTTCCGGCGCGGGGCGGAACTGGCGCTGGAGGCGGCGCGGCGCTTCGGGGCCACGGTGGCCCTGCTCAAGGAGCGCAGCCCCTCCTGCGGAACGCAGGGAACCTATGTGGGCGAGCAGCTCGTGCAGGGCCGGGGCGTCACCGCCGCGCGGCTGCACGCCGCGGGCATCCTCACCGTCAGCGACGAGGACTTGTAG
- the purN gene encoding phosphoribosylglycinamide formyltransferase → MSAGRARLGVLVSGSGSNLQALLDACARADYPAEVACVVSNVPTAYALERARRAGVPAVALDSKAAGSRGAFEQALVETLRAANVEWVCLAGFMRLLSADFLAGFPGRVLNIHPSLLPSFPGLHAQRQALERGVKVTGCTVHFVDAGTDTGPIVAQAAVPVLPDDDEASLSARILSEEHKLFPLAVRLAVTGKVSLEGMRTRVAAPPATEGLCLHNPGMPR, encoded by the coding sequence ATGAGCGCGGGGCGGGCGCGGCTCGGGGTGCTCGTGTCCGGCAGCGGCAGCAACCTGCAGGCGCTGCTGGATGCGTGCGCGCGCGCGGACTACCCCGCGGAAGTCGCGTGCGTGGTGTCCAACGTGCCCACCGCGTACGCGCTGGAGCGGGCCCGCCGCGCGGGCGTGCCGGCGGTGGCCCTGGACTCCAAGGCGGCGGGCTCCCGGGGGGCGTTCGAACAGGCCCTGGTGGAGACGCTGCGGGCGGCCAACGTGGAGTGGGTGTGCCTGGCGGGCTTCATGCGGCTGCTGAGCGCGGACTTCCTGGCGGGCTTTCCGGGCCGGGTGCTGAACATCCACCCTTCCCTGCTGCCCTCCTTCCCGGGGCTCCATGCGCAGCGCCAGGCGCTGGAGCGCGGGGTGAAAGTCACGGGGTGCACGGTGCACTTCGTGGACGCGGGCACGGACACGGGCCCCATCGTCGCGCAGGCGGCGGTCCCCGTGCTTCCGGACGATGACGAGGCGAGCCTGAGCGCCCGCATCCTCTCGGAGGAGCACAAGCTCTTCCCGCTCGCGGTGCGGCTGGCCGTGACGGGCAAGGTCTCCCTGGAGGGCATGCGCACGCGCGTGGCGGCGCCCCCCGCGACGGAGGGTTTGTGCCTGCACAACCCCGGAATGCCGCGGTGA
- the purM gene encoding phosphoribosylformylglycinamidine cyclo-ligase has protein sequence MTTYKQSGVDIEAGDAFVERIKPYAARTVRPEVVSGVGGFGGLFALPPGKYREPVLVSGTDGVGTKLKVAFLAGRHDTVGVDLVAMSVNDILTCGAEPLFFLDYFATSRLEVDAAAEVVKGIALGCEQAGCTLLGGETAEMPGFYGRGEYDLAGFCVGVVERSEIIGGRTIAPGDVLIGLPSSGLHSNGYSLARKVLLDDRKLSLDATPEGLDRPLAEALLEPTRIYVKDIQALLKVVKVKGMAHITGSGIPGNLPRCLPDGTRAVLSEKAWQRPALFDVIARLGGVPRDEMFSTFNMGLGFIVVVAPEDAATALSTLNARGVKATQVGRVEQGQGEATAVIEP, from the coding sequence GTGACGACCTACAAGCAATCCGGAGTGGACATCGAGGCCGGGGATGCGTTCGTCGAGCGCATCAAGCCCTATGCCGCGCGCACGGTACGCCCGGAGGTGGTGTCCGGGGTGGGTGGCTTCGGCGGACTGTTCGCCCTTCCCCCGGGAAAGTACCGGGAGCCCGTGCTGGTGTCCGGCACGGACGGGGTGGGCACGAAGCTGAAGGTGGCCTTCCTGGCGGGCCGCCATGACACCGTGGGCGTGGACCTGGTGGCCATGTCGGTGAACGACATCCTCACCTGCGGCGCCGAGCCCCTGTTCTTCCTGGACTACTTCGCCACCTCGCGGCTGGAGGTGGACGCGGCCGCCGAGGTGGTGAAGGGCATCGCGCTCGGGTGCGAGCAGGCCGGGTGCACGCTGCTGGGCGGCGAGACGGCCGAGATGCCGGGCTTCTACGGGCGGGGCGAGTACGATCTCGCCGGCTTCTGCGTGGGCGTGGTGGAGCGCTCGGAGATTATCGGCGGGCGCACCATCGCCCCCGGCGATGTGCTCATCGGCCTGCCCTCCTCCGGGCTGCACTCCAACGGCTACTCGCTGGCCCGCAAGGTGCTCCTGGACGACCGGAAGCTCTCCCTGGACGCCACGCCCGAGGGGCTGGACCGGCCCCTGGCGGAGGCCCTGCTGGAGCCCACGCGCATCTACGTGAAGGACATCCAGGCCCTGCTGAAGGTAGTGAAGGTGAAGGGAATGGCGCACATCACCGGCAGCGGGATTCCGGGCAACCTGCCCCGGTGCCTGCCGGATGGGACGCGCGCGGTGCTGAGCGAGAAGGCCTGGCAGCGCCCCGCGCTGTTCGACGTCATCGCCCGGCTGGGCGGCGTGCCCCGGGACGAGATGTTCTCCACCTTTAATATGGGGCTGGGCTTCATCGTGGTGGTGGCCCCGGAGGACGCGGCCACGGCGCTGAGCACGCTGAACGCGCGCGGGGTGAAGGCCACCCAGGTGGGCCGGGTGGAGCAGGGCCAGGGCGAGGCCACGGCGGTCATCGAGCCATGA
- a CDS encoding Crp/Fnr family transcriptional regulator: MGAEETLFQRFGQEFPKGTVLFQEGEPGKDMFVLQSGKITISKKVREVEKHLAVLGPGEFFGEMAIISNKPRNATATVTEDAKLLVIDSKTFEGMIRGNAEIAVRMIKKLAERLSEMSAQIENLMHSDPASRVVHQILHACQSRGRPVEDGLEVDFNPRELPQQLGVGEPAIRLMLSRLERSGLVERKGDSLIVYDTARLHDFLQYLEMKWKFGDL; encoded by the coding sequence ATGGGCGCCGAGGAAACCCTATTTCAGCGGTTCGGACAGGAATTCCCCAAGGGCACGGTCCTCTTCCAAGAGGGCGAGCCTGGCAAGGACATGTTCGTCTTGCAGTCCGGGAAGATCACCATCTCCAAGAAGGTGCGCGAGGTGGAGAAGCACCTGGCCGTGCTGGGGCCTGGCGAGTTCTTCGGAGAGATGGCCATCATCTCCAACAAGCCACGCAACGCCACCGCCACGGTGACGGAGGACGCGAAGCTCCTGGTCATCGACTCGAAGACCTTCGAGGGCATGATCCGCGGCAACGCGGAGATCGCCGTGCGGATGATCAAGAAGCTGGCCGAGCGGCTCTCGGAGATGTCCGCGCAGATCGAGAACCTGATGCACTCGGATCCCGCCAGCCGGGTGGTGCACCAGATTCTCCACGCCTGTCAGTCCCGGGGGCGCCCCGTGGAGGATGGCCTTGAGGTGGACTTCAACCCGCGCGAGCTGCCCCAGCAGCTCGGGGTGGGCGAGCCGGCGATCCGGCTCATGCTCAGCCGCCTGGAGCGCTCGGGCCTCGTCGAACGCAAAGGTGACAGCCTCATCGTGTATGACACGGCCCGGCTGCACGACTTCCTCCAGTATCTGGAGATGAAGTGGAAGTTCGGAGACCTCTAG
- a CDS encoding MBL fold metallo-hydrolase, with product MKLKVLGCHGGELLSCRTTCFLVDEVLALDAGALTGTLTLEQLCKVDDILVGHSHFDHTKDLPLLADLVIGRREHPVTIHASRECARALRHSMFNNELWPDFTRIPTRKAPVLRIKTFRAGSTFQIGPYTVQSVPVSHPVESCGFIISRGKTAVAMSGDTGPTDRLWKALNATKNLKALLVETSFPNALQQLADLSGHLTPQTLQTELAKFNRNGAEVLLYHLKPAFVSQLKRELAGLPVEILELGDSFEF from the coding sequence GTGAAGCTGAAAGTCCTCGGCTGTCACGGTGGCGAACTGCTCTCGTGCCGGACCACCTGCTTCCTCGTCGACGAGGTGCTCGCGCTGGACGCGGGCGCCCTGACGGGCACGCTCACGCTCGAGCAGCTGTGCAAGGTGGACGACATCCTCGTGGGGCACAGCCACTTCGACCACACCAAGGACCTGCCGCTCTTGGCGGACCTGGTCATCGGCCGTCGTGAGCACCCCGTCACCATCCATGCCTCGCGGGAGTGCGCCCGGGCGCTGCGCCACTCCATGTTCAACAACGAGCTGTGGCCGGACTTCACGCGGATTCCCACGCGCAAGGCGCCCGTGCTGCGCATCAAGACGTTCCGCGCGGGCAGCACCTTCCAGATCGGCCCCTACACGGTGCAGTCCGTGCCGGTGAGCCACCCGGTGGAGTCCTGCGGCTTCATCATCTCCCGGGGCAAAACGGCCGTGGCCATGAGCGGTGACACCGGCCCCACGGACCGGCTCTGGAAGGCGCTCAACGCGACGAAGAACCTCAAGGCGCTGCTGGTGGAGACGAGCTTCCCCAACGCCCTGCAGCAACTGGCGGACCTGTCCGGGCACCTGACGCCGCAGACGCTCCAGACGGAGCTGGCCAAGTTCAACCGGAATGGGGCCGAGGTGCTCTTGTACCATCTCAAGCCCGCCTTCGTGAGCCAGCTCAAGCGGGAGCTGGCGGGGCTGCCGGTGGAAATCCTGGAGCTGGGGGACAGTTTCGAGTTCTGA
- the accD gene encoding acetyl-CoA carboxylase, carboxyltransferase subunit beta, which translates to MAWFSKKPRIAARQEPAEEQAPSRMQGLWAKCENCDEIIYRQELEKNIMVCPHCEHHHPWQARARLAGLLDPDSFEEFDKELEPQDPLGFSDSKKYKDRLKSTRKNLDENDAFISGVGRIDGTPVSVGCFVFEFMGGSMGSVVGEKVTRVFERAYELKYPAIVFSASGGARMQEGIFSLMQMAKTSAAIARFRNGNKPYVSVLLHPTTGGVAASFAWLGDIILAEPKALIGFAGPRVIEQTIRQKLPEGFQRSEFLLEHGMIDAIVPRKEMRSRLSQLLRMVG; encoded by the coding sequence ATGGCCTGGTTCTCCAAGAAGCCCCGTATCGCCGCCCGCCAGGAGCCCGCCGAGGAGCAAGCGCCTTCTCGAATGCAGGGCCTGTGGGCCAAGTGCGAAAACTGCGACGAGATCATCTACCGGCAAGAGCTGGAGAAGAACATCATGGTGTGCCCGCACTGCGAGCACCACCATCCCTGGCAGGCGCGCGCCCGGCTGGCGGGACTGCTCGACCCGGACAGCTTCGAGGAGTTCGACAAGGAGCTGGAGCCCCAGGATCCGCTCGGGTTCAGCGACTCCAAGAAGTACAAGGACCGGCTGAAGTCCACGCGCAAGAACCTCGACGAGAATGACGCGTTCATTTCCGGCGTGGGCCGCATCGACGGCACCCCGGTCTCGGTGGGCTGCTTCGTGTTCGAGTTCATGGGCGGCTCCATGGGCTCGGTGGTGGGCGAGAAGGTGACGCGCGTCTTCGAGCGTGCGTACGAGCTGAAGTACCCCGCGATCGTCTTCTCGGCCTCGGGCGGCGCCCGCATGCAGGAGGGCATCTTCTCGCTCATGCAGATGGCCAAGACGTCCGCGGCCATCGCCCGCTTCCGCAACGGCAACAAGCCCTACGTCTCCGTGCTGCTGCACCCGACGACGGGCGGCGTGGCGGCCTCCTTCGCCTGGCTGGGGGACATCATCCTCGCCGAGCCCAAGGCGCTCATCGGCTTCGCGGGCCCGCGCGTCATCGAGCAGACCATCCGCCAGAAGCTCCCCGAGGGCTTCCAGCGCTCCGAGTTCCTGCTGGAGCACGGGATGATCGACGCCATCGTGCCGCGCAAGGAGATGCGCTCGCGGCTGAGCCAGCTGCTGCGCATGGTGGGCTGA
- a CDS encoding bifunctional folylpolyglutamate synthase/dihydrofolate synthase: protein MPPRTPQEALGFLAGLNPSGIKLGLERVREALAALGHPERRFPSLHVAGTNGKGSTCAFATAALRAAGHRVGLYTSPHLSCVNERFQVDGADISDEVLGQRILEVLARYPEAAHTPAPLTYFEFATVVALWHFAQEAVSVAVMETGLGGRLDATNTVSPLVTVITPVSFDHMEYLGNTLEAIAGEKAGILKPGVPAVISAQEPEAWQAILRRADPLGAPVLREDRDFSLEAQPDGTFTYRGPRYRPLEGLSLALRGPHQRQNAAVALAALEQLDARGLAVPAEAARVGLASARWPGRLEELGSRPAVVLDGAHNPAGMKVLLASLDALYPGRVLHAVFGVVGDKDRGPMMRGLFPRCASVHLTPLDSPRSLAPERYLHEAQALCGDVYAHASLDDALAGARAHAQAEDLVLCTGSLFLIGAIRSRLMRNLGAIQRQS, encoded by the coding sequence ATGCCGCCGCGCACGCCGCAAGAGGCGCTGGGGTTTCTCGCCGGGCTCAACCCGTCCGGCATCAAGCTGGGCCTGGAGCGGGTGCGCGAGGCGCTCGCCGCCCTGGGCCACCCGGAGCGGCGCTTCCCGTCGCTCCACGTCGCGGGCACCAACGGCAAGGGCAGCACCTGTGCCTTCGCCACCGCGGCCCTGCGCGCCGCCGGGCACCGGGTGGGGCTCTACACCTCGCCCCACCTGAGCTGTGTCAACGAGCGCTTTCAGGTGGACGGGGCGGACATCTCCGATGAGGTGCTGGGCCAGCGCATCCTGGAGGTGCTGGCGCGCTACCCGGAGGCCGCGCACACCCCCGCGCCCCTCACGTACTTCGAGTTCGCCACGGTGGTGGCGCTCTGGCACTTCGCCCAGGAGGCCGTCTCGGTGGCCGTGATGGAGACGGGCCTCGGCGGGCGCCTGGATGCCACCAACACTGTCTCGCCGCTCGTCACGGTGATTACCCCCGTCTCCTTCGATCACATGGAGTACCTGGGCAACACCCTGGAGGCCATCGCGGGCGAGAAGGCGGGCATCCTCAAGCCGGGGGTTCCCGCGGTGATCAGCGCGCAGGAGCCCGAGGCGTGGCAGGCGATCCTCCGCCGGGCGGACCCGCTGGGGGCGCCGGTGCTGCGGGAGGACAGGGACTTCTCCCTGGAGGCGCAACCGGACGGCACGTTCACCTACCGGGGGCCGCGCTACCGCCCCCTGGAGGGCCTCTCGCTGGCCTTGAGGGGCCCCCACCAGCGCCAGAACGCGGCGGTGGCCCTCGCCGCGCTGGAGCAGCTCGATGCGCGGGGCCTCGCGGTGCCCGCGGAGGCGGCCCGGGTGGGCCTGGCCTCCGCGCGCTGGCCGGGACGGCTGGAAGAGCTGGGCAGCCGGCCGGCCGTGGTGCTGGATGGGGCCCACAACCCCGCGGGCATGAAGGTGTTGCTTGCCTCGCTGGATGCCCTGTATCCGGGCCGGGTGCTTCACGCGGTGTTCGGCGTGGTGGGGGATAAGGACCGGGGGCCCATGATGCGGGGCCTGTTTCCCCGGTGTGCGTCCGTCCACCTGACCCCCCTGGACTCCCCCCGTTCCCTGGCCCCCGAGCGGTACCTGCACGAGGCCCAAGCCCTCTGTGGGGATGTGTATGCCCACGCTTCCCTGGATGACGCCCTGGCAGGCGCCAGGGCTCACGCGCAGGCGGAAGACCTCGTCCTTTGTACGGGCTCGCTGTTCCTCATCGGGGCCATTCGCTCTCGGCTGATGAGAAACCTTGGCGCGATACAGCGGCAGTCATAA
- a CDS encoding alpha/beta fold hydrolase produces MRLPEDWRVEASGPRIPTVDEVDFRALYQKTNYVVETADGWSLVMTRYRPVKQPFPQPLFGETLLLVHGFSQNRHAWTSGQFVKNLLFFGVDIHILELRGHGKSSIAFQRERAQRFRRPLPPDLDYGWDIDSYFLYDLPAAVSGVKRITRRDRIFYCGHSMGGMLGYGYAGIHDDFEGLITIGSPADLGRGFFLLKALALSAPALAGLVDVTLEGVNAQRKLSHLGLSALARGAGWVSRELGERLSPRTQPNAASFQYVPVDAWLKYAEKQLARAEGHELYERLAARINRLSNPARVSAQDIRWLLREGGEREPRKVLEQFARWIRRGEMVCYRTDYDFKRGFSKIKIPMAIIFGDMDPLASVESTRSVYRAAQSEYLLWRPVKGNSHVELTMGHDIRQICYDIKNLIEYARTHRAHAPVLPRIR; encoded by the coding sequence ATGCGTCTCCCGGAAGATTGGAGAGTGGAGGCCTCGGGGCCGCGAATACCGACCGTCGACGAGGTCGACTTCCGGGCGCTGTATCAGAAGACGAATTACGTCGTTGAGACCGCGGACGGCTGGTCGCTGGTGATGACGCGGTACCGGCCGGTGAAGCAGCCCTTCCCGCAGCCGCTCTTCGGCGAGACGCTGCTCCTGGTCCACGGCTTCTCCCAGAACCGGCACGCCTGGACGAGCGGCCAGTTCGTCAAGAACCTGCTCTTCTTCGGCGTGGACATCCACATCTTGGAGCTGCGCGGCCACGGCAAGAGCTCCATCGCCTTCCAGCGCGAGCGCGCCCAGCGCTTCCGCCGGCCGCTGCCGCCGGATCTCGACTACGGCTGGGACATCGACAGCTACTTCCTCTATGACTTGCCCGCCGCCGTCTCGGGCGTCAAACGCATCACCCGGCGGGACCGCATCTTCTACTGCGGCCACTCCATGGGCGGCATGCTCGGCTACGGCTATGCCGGCATCCACGATGACTTCGAGGGGCTCATCACCATCGGCTCGCCCGCGGACCTGGGGCGGGGCTTCTTCCTGCTGAAGGCGCTGGCGTTGAGCGCGCCGGCGCTCGCCGGACTGGTGGACGTGACCCTGGAGGGCGTGAACGCGCAGCGCAAGCTGAGCCACCTGGGCCTGTCCGCGCTGGCCCGCGGGGCGGGGTGGGTGAGCCGGGAGCTGGGCGAGCGCCTGTCCCCCCGGACGCAGCCCAACGCGGCGAGCTTCCAGTACGTGCCCGTGGACGCCTGGCTGAAGTACGCGGAGAAACAGCTCGCCCGCGCCGAAGGGCATGAGCTCTACGAGCGCCTGGCGGCCCGGATCAACCGGCTGAGCAACCCGGCCCGCGTGAGCGCCCAGGACATCCGCTGGCTGCTGCGCGAGGGCGGTGAGCGCGAGCCGCGCAAGGTGCTGGAGCAGTTCGCCCGGTGGATCCGGCGCGGGGAGATGGTCTGCTACCGCACCGACTACGACTTCAAGCGCGGCTTCTCGAAGATCAAGATCCCCATGGCCATCATCTTCGGGGACATGGATCCGCTGGCCTCGGTGGAGTCCACCCGGAGCGTGTACCGGGCGGCCCAGAGCGAGTACCTGCTGTGGCGCCCGGTGAAGGGCAACAGCCACGTCGAGCTGACGATGGGGCACGACATCCGGCAGATCTGCTACGACATCAAGAACCTCATCGAGTACGCGCGGACCCACCGCGCCCATGCGCCGGTGCTGCCACGGATTCGGTAA
- a CDS encoding AMIN domain-containing protein: MKAYAVALLGWVLLPLFAFAQEKAALNAITRVTVSGGVVEIAGSQKPNFTTFTMTDPPRLVIDISGAVLSGVPEEIPARGFGVTGLRTANYGSEATSVARVLIGYERDVETDIQVSGNVLSVKVLEEGGQAVAQARPFEREPAPAAGTAPETQAEATPPDTAQAQREAQAQEAQRQAQETAAAAEKQRQQEAERLQAEAKRQAETEAKQREETARAQADARKAAEAEEKRRQAEEAQAKRQAEAEAKQRAQEDARAQADARKAAQAEEKRRQAEEAQAKRQDEEEARRRAQEDARAQADARKTAQAEERRRQEEARAARVASAEPPARPVEREPAATPGISARRKTLEIVGFQQRASSSRVYIRTNERVQYKVSQSDREIILELENTQIGKGNNTRALDTSFFDTAVARVDPVAGPDRSVRVSIRLKEPVSVQTRQEGNTISLEFPR; this comes from the coding sequence ATGAAGGCCTATGCGGTGGCCCTGCTGGGCTGGGTGTTGCTGCCCCTGTTCGCGTTCGCGCAGGAGAAGGCGGCACTGAACGCCATCACCCGGGTGACGGTGAGCGGCGGGGTGGTGGAGATTGCCGGCAGCCAGAAGCCGAACTTCACCACCTTCACCATGACGGACCCGCCGCGGCTCGTCATCGACATCTCGGGCGCGGTGCTCTCCGGCGTCCCCGAGGAGATTCCGGCCCGGGGCTTTGGGGTGACGGGGCTGCGCACGGCCAACTACGGCTCGGAGGCGACGTCCGTGGCCCGGGTGTTGATCGGCTACGAGCGGGACGTGGAAACGGACATCCAGGTGTCCGGCAACGTCCTCTCCGTCAAGGTGCTGGAGGAGGGCGGTCAGGCCGTGGCCCAGGCGCGGCCGTTCGAGCGCGAGCCGGCGCCCGCGGCGGGGACCGCCCCGGAGACGCAGGCCGAGGCAACGCCCCCGGACACCGCGCAGGCCCAGCGCGAGGCCCAGGCGCAGGAGGCCCAGCGCCAGGCTCAGGAGACCGCCGCCGCCGCCGAGAAGCAGCGGCAGCAGGAAGCCGAGCGGCTCCAGGCGGAGGCCAAGCGGCAGGCCGAGACCGAAGCCAAGCAGCGGGAGGAGACGGCCCGTGCCCAGGCGGATGCCCGCAAGGCCGCCGAGGCCGAGGAGAAGCGGCGCCAGGCCGAGGAGGCCCAGGCCAAGCGCCAGGCGGAAGCGGAGGCCAAGCAGCGCGCGCAGGAGGACGCGCGTGCCCAGGCCGATGCCCGCAAGGCGGCCCAGGCCGAGGAGAAGCGGCGCCAGGCCGAGGAGGCCCAGGCCAAGCGCCAGGACGAGGAGGAGGCCCGGCGGCGTGCGCAGGAGGACGCGCGTGCCCAGGCCGATGCCCGCAAGACGGCCCAGGCCGAGGAGCGGCGCCGGCAGGAAGAGGCGCGCGCGGCGCGTGTGGCCAGCGCCGAGCCTCCTGCCCGTCCGGTGGAGCGCGAGCCCGCGGCCACGCCGGGAATCTCCGCGCGGCGCAAGACGCTGGAGATTGTTGGCTTCCAACAGCGCGCTTCATCCTCGCGCGTGTACATCCGCACCAACGAGCGTGTTCAGTATAAGGTCTCGCAGAGCGACAGAGAGATCATCCTCGAGCTGGAGAACACGCAAATCGGCAAGGGCAACAACACCCGTGCGCTCGACACGTCCTTCTTCGATACCGCCGTTGCCCGCGTGGACCCCGTCGCGGGGCCTGACCGCTCCGTGCGTGTGTCCATCCGGCTCAAGGAGCCGGTGTCCGTCCAGACGCGCCAGGAGGGCAACACCATCTCGCTGGAGTTCCCCCGCTAG